The following are from one region of the Brienomyrus brachyistius isolate T26 chromosome 4, BBRACH_0.4, whole genome shotgun sequence genome:
- the lyz gene encoding lysozyme C, with amino-acid sequence MPKSLLLLVLLALLPACRGRSMSRCEVVRIFKQQNLDGFEGFALGNYVCMAFWESRWKTDKVRDSSNIGKDYGIFQINSFKWCNDGTAGGENLCSVNCAELLNDNLTASINCAKTIVKKEGLKSWDSWNDYCNGRKIKRWVRGCDFSQGRRPAARPHHRHRHPLLAVNAS; translated from the exons ATGCCAAAGTCACTGCTGCTCCTGGTGCTGCTGGCACTGCTGcccgcctgcagggggcgaagCATGAGTCGCTGCGAGGTGGTACGCATCTTCAAGCAGCAGAATCTGGATGGATTTGAGGGATTCGCTCTGGGCAACT aTGTCTGCATGGCATTCTGGGAAAGCCGGTGGAAGACCGACAAGGTGCGCGACAGCAGCAACATCGGGAAGGACTACGGAATCTTCCAGATTAACAGCTTCAAGTGGTGCAACGACGGCACGGCTGGCGGGGAGAACCTCTGTAGTGTGAACTGTGCAG AGCTCCTGAATGACAATCTGACCGCCTCCATCAACTGCGCCAAGACCATCGTCAAGAAGGAGGGGCTGAAATCCTG GGACTCCTGGAACGACTACTGTAATGGGCGCAAGATAAAGCGATGGGTCCGGGGCTGCGACTTCTCACAGGGCAGGCGGCCCGCAGCACGCCCACACCACCGCCACCGCcaccccctgctggctgtcAACGCTTCTTAA
- the chodl gene encoding chondrolectin, producing the protein MRRDRSILLAVCGLIITAVGCQGVRVLSGQTVCLAGPAEPCYKLAYFRDMTSRVAFIEAQRACEMDGGTLLSVESGAEQRLIEHLLQELSNTSSGSALGPGAVDGDFWIGLTRTEGEPQDHGSFASCPDLYRWTDGSTATFRNWYYDEPSCGGEACVVMYHQPNALSGLGGPYLYQWNDDRCNMKHNFICKYKPDNEQDKKFSAKPGPSEPDLSNKEPDVKEETLVPPHVIATGPSGLLLVYVIIPTIPLLLLILVASGTCCFQMLSKSKPRAKTSVKQPTLWISKTPKTDSGMEV; encoded by the exons ATGCGCCGGGACCGCAGCATCCTGCTCGCCGTTTGCGGACTGATCATCACGGCTGTCGGATGCCAGGGCGTCAGAGTTTTAAGCG GTCAGACGGTGTGCCTCGCCGGTCCAGCAGAGCCCTGTTACAAGCTTGCGTACTTCCGTGACATGACGAGCCGCGTAGCCTTCATAGAGGCGCAACGCGCATGCGAGATGGATGGGGGCACCTTGCTGAGTGTGGAGAGTGGGGCAGAGCAGAGGCTCATCGAGCACCTCCTCCAggagctcagcaacacctcctCCGGGTCCGCCTTAGGGCCGGGGGCAGTGGATGGAGACTTCTGGATTGGGCTGACACGGACAGAAGGGGAGCCCCAGGACCATGGGAGTTTTGCATCATGCCCGGACCTGTACCGCTGGACAGACGGGAGCACTGCTACATTCAG GAACTGGTACTATGATGAGCCGTCGTGTGGCGGGGAGGCCTGTGTGGTCATGTACCACCAGCCCAATGCTCTCAGTGGCCTGGGGGGGCCATACTTGTACCAGTGGAATGACGACCGATGTAACATGAAGCACAACTTCATATGCAAGTACAAGCCAG ACAATGAGCAGGACAAGAAGTTCTCAGCAAAGCCAGGACCATCAGAGCCAG ACCTCTCTAATAAGGAGCCGGACGTGAAGGAGGAGACCCTAGTCCCGCCTCACGTGATAGCTACAGGCCCCTCGG GCCTCCTCCTGGTTTACGTCATCATCCCCACCATCCCGCTGCTCCTCCTCATCCTGGTGGCTTCTGGCACCTGCTGCTTCCAGATGCTCAGCAAGAG CAAGCCACGGGCCAAAACCAGTGTGAAACAGCCCACGCTCTGGATCTCCAAGACGCCCAAAACAGACAGCGGCATGGAGGTGTGA